In Balaenoptera ricei isolate mBalRic1 chromosome 4, mBalRic1.hap2, whole genome shotgun sequence, the following are encoded in one genomic region:
- the ALCAM gene encoding CD166 antigen isoform X1, with translation MASKAASSCRLVFCLLISAAVLRPGLGWYTVNSAYGDTIVMPCRLSVPQNLMFGKWKYEKPDGSPVFIAFRSSTKKSVQYDDVPEYKDRLNLSENYTLSISNAKISDEKRFVCMLVTEDNVFEAPTVVKVFKQPSKPEIVSKAPFLETEQLKKLGECISKDSYPDGNITWYRNGKVLQPLEGAVVIIFKKQMDPVTQLYIMTSSLEYKTTKADIQMPFTCSVTYYGPSGQKTVYSEQAVFDIYYPTEQVTIQVLPSKNAIKEGDNITLKCLGNGNPPPEEFLFYLPGQPEGIRSSNTYTLADVRRNATGDYKCSLIDKKSMIASTAITVHYLDLSLNPSGEVTKQIGDALPVSCTISASRNATVVWMKDNIRLRSSPSFSSLHYQDAGNYVCETALQEVEGLKKRESLTLIVEGKPQIKMTKKTDPSGLSKTIICHVEGFPKPAIQWTITGSGSVINQTEESPYINGRYYSKIIISPEENVTLTCTAENQLERTVNSLNVSAISIPEHDEADEISDENKEKVNDQAKLIVGIVVGLLLAALVAGVVYWLYMKKSKTASKHVNKDLGNLEENKKLEENNHKTEA, from the exons GTCTTGGATGGTATACTGTAAACTCAGCATATGGAGATACCATTGTCATGCCTTGCCGACTCAGTGTACCTCAGAATCTCATGTTTGGCAAATGGAAATAT GAAAAGCCTGATGGCTCCCCAGTATTTATTGCCTTCAGGTCCTCTACAAAGAAAAGTGTGCAGTACGACGATGTACCAGAATACAAAGACAGACTGAACCTCTCAGAAAACTACACTCTCTCTATCAGTAATGCAAAGATCAGTGATGAAAAGAGATTTGTGTGCATGCTCGTAACTGAGGACAACGTGTTTGAGGCACCTACAGTAGTCAAGGTGTTCA AGCAACCATCTAAACCCGAAATTGTAAGCAAAGCCCCGTTTCTTGAAACAGAGCAGCTTAAAAAG TTGGGTGAGTGCATTTCAAAAGACAGTTATCCGGATGGCAACATCACGTGGTACAGGAATGGAAAAGTTCTGCAACCCCTTGAAGGAG cggtggtcataatttttaaaaagcaaatggacCCAGTGACTCAGCTCTATATCATGACTTCATCCCTGGAGTACAAGACAACCAAGGCTGACATTCAAATGCCATTCACCTGCTCTGTGACATATTATGGACCATCCGGCCAGAAAACAGTTTACTCTGAACAAGCAGTCTTTGATATTTACT ATCCTACAGAGCAGGTGACAATACAAGTGCTGCCATCAAAAAATGCCATCAAAGAAGGGGACAACATCACTCTTAAATGCTTGGGAAATGGTAACCCTCCTCCTGAggagtttttgttttacttaccA GGACAGCCTGAAGGAATACGAAGTTCAAATACTTACACATTGGCAGATGTGAGGCGCAATGCAACAGGAGACTATAAATGCTCCCTGATAGACAAAAAAAGCATGATTGCTTCAACAGCCATCACAGTTCACT ATTTGGATTTGTCCTTAAACCCAAGTGGGGAAGTGACCAAGCAGATTGGCGATGCTCTGCCTGTGTCATGCACAATATCTGCTAGTAGGAACGCAACTGTGGTATGGATGAAA GATAACATCAGGCTTCGATCTAGCCCATCATTTTCTAGTCTCCATTATCAAGATGCTGGAAACTATGTCTGTGAGACTGCTCTGCAAGAGGTTGAAGGACTAAAGAAAAGAGAGTCATTGACTCTGATTGTAGAAG GAAAACCTCAGatcaaaatgacaaagaaaactgaTCCCAGTGGACTGTCTAAAACAATAATCTGCCACGTGGAAGGTTTTCCGAAGCCAGCTATACAGTGGACAATTACTGGCAGCGGAAGCGTCATAAACCAA acaGAGGAATCTCCTTATATCAATGGCAGGTATTATAGTAAAATTATCATTTCCCCTGAAGAGAATGTTACATTAACTTGCACAGCAGAAAACCAGCTGGAGAGAACAGTAAACTCCTTGAATGTCTCTGCTA taagtATTCCAGAACACGATGAGGCAGACGAGATAAGTG atgaaaacaaagaaaaggtgaATGACCAGGCAAAACTAATTGTGGGAATCGTTGTTGGTCTCCTCCTCGCTGCCCTAGTTGCTGGTGTCGTCTATTGGCTGTACATGAAGAAGTCAAA
- the ALCAM gene encoding CD166 antigen isoform X2, which produces MASKAASSCRLVFCLLISAAVLRPGLGWYTVNSAYGDTIVMPCRLSVPQNLMFGKWKYEKPDGSPVFIAFRSSTKKSVQYDDVPEYKDRLNLSENYTLSISNAKISDEKRFVCMLVTEDNVFEAPTVVKVFKQPSKPEIVSKAPFLETEQLKKLGECISKDSYPDGNITWYRNGKVLQPLEGAVVIIFKKQMDPVTQLYIMTSSLEYKTTKADIQMPFTCSVTYYGPSGQKTVYSEQAVFDIYYPTEQVTIQVLPSKNAIKEGDNITLKCLGNGNPPPEEFLFYLPGQPEGIRSSNTYTLADVRRNATGDYKCSLIDKKSMIASTAITVHYLDLSLNPSGEVTKQIGDALPVSCTISASRNATVVWMKDNIRLRSSPSFSSLHYQDAGNYVCETALQEVEGLKKRESLTLIVEGKPQIKMTKKTDPSGLSKTIICHVEGFPKPAIQWTITGSGSVINQTEESPYINGRYYSKIIISPEENVTLTCTAENQLERTVNSLNVSANENKEKVNDQAKLIVGIVVGLLLAALVAGVVYWLYMKKSKTASKHVNKDLGNLEENKKLEENNHKTEA; this is translated from the exons GTCTTGGATGGTATACTGTAAACTCAGCATATGGAGATACCATTGTCATGCCTTGCCGACTCAGTGTACCTCAGAATCTCATGTTTGGCAAATGGAAATAT GAAAAGCCTGATGGCTCCCCAGTATTTATTGCCTTCAGGTCCTCTACAAAGAAAAGTGTGCAGTACGACGATGTACCAGAATACAAAGACAGACTGAACCTCTCAGAAAACTACACTCTCTCTATCAGTAATGCAAAGATCAGTGATGAAAAGAGATTTGTGTGCATGCTCGTAACTGAGGACAACGTGTTTGAGGCACCTACAGTAGTCAAGGTGTTCA AGCAACCATCTAAACCCGAAATTGTAAGCAAAGCCCCGTTTCTTGAAACAGAGCAGCTTAAAAAG TTGGGTGAGTGCATTTCAAAAGACAGTTATCCGGATGGCAACATCACGTGGTACAGGAATGGAAAAGTTCTGCAACCCCTTGAAGGAG cggtggtcataatttttaaaaagcaaatggacCCAGTGACTCAGCTCTATATCATGACTTCATCCCTGGAGTACAAGACAACCAAGGCTGACATTCAAATGCCATTCACCTGCTCTGTGACATATTATGGACCATCCGGCCAGAAAACAGTTTACTCTGAACAAGCAGTCTTTGATATTTACT ATCCTACAGAGCAGGTGACAATACAAGTGCTGCCATCAAAAAATGCCATCAAAGAAGGGGACAACATCACTCTTAAATGCTTGGGAAATGGTAACCCTCCTCCTGAggagtttttgttttacttaccA GGACAGCCTGAAGGAATACGAAGTTCAAATACTTACACATTGGCAGATGTGAGGCGCAATGCAACAGGAGACTATAAATGCTCCCTGATAGACAAAAAAAGCATGATTGCTTCAACAGCCATCACAGTTCACT ATTTGGATTTGTCCTTAAACCCAAGTGGGGAAGTGACCAAGCAGATTGGCGATGCTCTGCCTGTGTCATGCACAATATCTGCTAGTAGGAACGCAACTGTGGTATGGATGAAA GATAACATCAGGCTTCGATCTAGCCCATCATTTTCTAGTCTCCATTATCAAGATGCTGGAAACTATGTCTGTGAGACTGCTCTGCAAGAGGTTGAAGGACTAAAGAAAAGAGAGTCATTGACTCTGATTGTAGAAG GAAAACCTCAGatcaaaatgacaaagaaaactgaTCCCAGTGGACTGTCTAAAACAATAATCTGCCACGTGGAAGGTTTTCCGAAGCCAGCTATACAGTGGACAATTACTGGCAGCGGAAGCGTCATAAACCAA acaGAGGAATCTCCTTATATCAATGGCAGGTATTATAGTAAAATTATCATTTCCCCTGAAGAGAATGTTACATTAACTTGCACAGCAGAAAACCAGCTGGAGAGAACAGTAAACTCCTTGAATGTCTCTGCTA atgaaaacaaagaaaaggtgaATGACCAGGCAAAACTAATTGTGGGAATCGTTGTTGGTCTCCTCCTCGCTGCCCTAGTTGCTGGTGTCGTCTATTGGCTGTACATGAAGAAGTCAAA